A window from Bufo bufo chromosome 1, aBufBuf1.1, whole genome shotgun sequence encodes these proteins:
- the LOC120986738 gene encoding histone H2B 1.1 has translation MPEPAKSAPAPKKGSKKAVTKVQKKDGKKRRKSRKESYAIYVYKVLKQVHPDTGISSKAMGIMNSFVNDIFERIAGEASRLAHYNKRSTITSREIQTAVRLLLPGELAKHAVSEGTKAVTKYTSAK, from the coding sequence ATGCCCGAGCCAGCCAAGTCCGCCCCAGCGCCCAAGAAGGGCTCCAAGAAAGCCGTCACCAAGGTTCAGAAGAAGGACGGCAAGAAGCGGAGGAAGAGCAGGAAGGAGAGCTATGCCATCTACGTCTACAAGGTGCTGAAGCAGGTCCACCCCGACACCGGCATCTCCTCCAAGGCCATGGGCATCATGAACTCCTTCGTCAACGACATCTTCGAGCGCATCGCAGGGGAAGCCTCCCGCCTGGCTCACTACAACAAGCGCTCCACCATCACCTCCCGGGAGATCCAGACCGCCGTGCGCCTGCTGCTGCCCGGAGAGCTGGCCAAGCACGCCGTCTCCGAGGGCACCAAGGCCGTCACCAAGTACACCAGCGccaagtga